From the genome of Sphingobacterium sp. UGAL515B_05:
ATCTGCCGTCACGGTAACCCGATCGTGCAAGAGGTTCATATCAAAACCGGCATTAAACTGCGGTGAGCGCTCCCATTTGATTGTCGGTGAGGTTGCCGCTGACGAATAGTCAGGGGCTACAGTAGGCTTGCCATTATAGGAGAGCACCGAACCACTAATACCATTTTCCAATACGGATCCGGCATATGAGGCATCGAAAGTAAGCCCGGTATAGCGCGCGTAGTAAGAGCCCGGATCACGTCCGGTAACGCCATAGCTACCCCTAATTTTGAAAAAGGATATCGCGTTTTTGACACCCTCAAAAAAAGGCTCCTGCGAAAGCACCCAGCCGGCAGATATTGACGGAAAAATACCCCAACGGTTATCCTTGCTGTAGCGCGACGATGCGTCCATGCGATAGCTGGCAGAAAGCAGGTACTTGTCTTTGTAATCGTACCCAAAACGACCGAATACCGACACGCGCGAGCGCTCACTGATGGATGTCGTCGCATAGAGATCAGGCCCGGAAGGGATACCGGTTACGGTTTTCACATAAGTTCCATTGTCGTTGTAACCATACATATAATTTTCATTGGACGTATTGCGTTCAATACCGGTTCCCAAAACGGCACTAATATTATGGGTGTTGCGAATGCTTTTGATGTAGTTAAAATAGGTTTCCCATTCCCAGCGCTTATTCTGGTTCACCCAATTCTGAGCATAGTTTCTATTACCTGTCAGCAGTTTGGGACGAAAGAGGTCGCGGGTATTGTTATTGACATTAAACGAAAACTGCGAACGTAGGGTCAGGCCGTTGATCAGAAACTTTTTAAGTGTTCCGGCGAAATTTCCATTCAGGCTGAAGGCGTTGTCGCGATCCATCATACCATCGTAGCGCCCCGTATAGATCTGTTGGTCTATGTCGGTAATCTGATAGAAAGAAGAAGGAAATCCCCAGGTGCTAAATGGATATTTTGTCTCGTCCCCCGAACCATGTTTTGCTTTTGTAAAACCTGCGAACAAATTTGTTTCAAACTGGAAATTGTCGGTTGGATTGGCCTGCAACATCAGGCGTGGCGTCAGGTTTTCATTTTCAAAGCCCATCATTACCCCTTGCTCATAATAACGCTGTGCCGAGAAGCGGTATAAAAATTTCTCCATGGTGGCGCCGATACTCACATTGACATTGTTGATATTGGCCGACTGCAGAAAAAGGCCCTGCCAATCGGTATTGTTGTTAAAGGCCGGATTTAAACTATCTGTCAGCATGGGGCTAATGGATCCATTGTTGAACCAGTCGTACGATCCACCCTGATAGAGCAAGTTCATTTTCAGCCTGCGCTCGGCCGCACCAACGGTGATGGGCTTCATGGCCGGACGGCTCGAAACCCCATTGTAAGCCGAGATCCGTATTTCGGGTTTCCCCACAGCCGGACGTTTGGTTTTGATGATAATGACCCCATTCGCGGCACGGGCTCCATAAATGGCCGATGCCGAGGCATCTTTCAGGATATCAACCGATTCGATGTCGTTAGGATTGATAGCCTGCAAGGGGCTCGCATTTCCATACGCCGCCTGTATATCGCTCACATCGTAAATAATATTGTCGATGACATACAGAGGAGCCTGCAGCTGATTATCGGCCAAGCCTAAGTTGCTCGTTCCGCGAATATTGACGATGTTGTTGGTACCCGGTTCGCCCGATGTACTCAATACTGTCAGACCGGCCACACGTCCCTGCAACATGGCATCGAAGGTGGCGTAAGGGGTATTTTCAAAATCCTTCCCTTTTACCGTAGCAATAGCTCCTGTTGTCTTCCGCCGCTGCACATCCTGATAGCCCATCACGACCACCTCATCAAGCCCCGTTCCATCTTCCTTCATGGTGATCTGAAGTGTATTTTCGCCGGCACGCAGCTGTTTCTCCTGCCGTACATAACCGACGTAACTAAAAATCAAGGTCGGATTGGCCGATTTAAGCGGTAGGCTGAATTTTCCGTCAGCATCCGTTTTGGTCGCATTACGGATGCCTTTCTCTAAAATACTCAGATCGGACAGCGGCGTACCTTTTTCGTCTTTCACGATCCCCGTAACCGTTCTCTGTTGTTGCGCATACAGCTGTTGACAGACCAACAGCAGCAACATCAAAATACCCGTTAGGCATTTTTTTGGAAGATTTTCATACATAGTCATAATTTCGTTAAGCAGATGTTCCGTTTAACATACCGTCAACTACACGTGTACCCCTGGGATAGACGCGGTTCCTTTCGCAAAAAGGACATTGCCAGCATGTTAAAAAATTGATTAGTTCTTCTTTCTGTAACAAAATTAGTACTTCGAATTAGCGGTTTTCGGTCAGATCTTACCCACTCATTCTAGCATTTTAACAAAAGAAAAAGAGGCCTATTGGCGAGCTGTAAGATTGCAGCATAGGGCATAAAACAGCAATTCCGTCCAATCCTATCGGGAATATTTCCCCTGTTAGGATTAGACGGAATTGAATCAGAGCCCAAATCGCGCAGGAAATTGAGCGACCTTCTGCCACATGGGATCAAATAGCCTAAAGCGATTAAGAGGGCTGTTAATCGTATAGGTAATTTCGGTAGTTGCGAACGTATATTTTGGGCGAAATACCCAAGATATTCCGAAACACACGATTAAAATTAGTAATGCTGTTAAAGCCCGAATCGTAGGCTATTAAAGAGATCGAATCGTGCCTACCCAAACCCAATAATTTACAGGCTTCGCGGATGCGCAGTTCATTTAAATAAGCGACAAAAGTTTTTCCCGTACAGTTTTTAAAATAGCGGCAGAAGGCGTGCGGCGTAAGATTTGCCTTTTCGGCTATTTCATCCAAACTGATATCCTCTTTAAAGTGCTCTTCCAAAAATTTGCAAAGCTTTTCAATACGGAAAGGTTTGGCTATCTCCCCTTTGGGCAATTGTACACCCGAAAGAGGCTCCAGTTCCGTAAATACTTTGCTGAGTGATTTTAACAGATAAAAGAAATTGACGAGCTGATCCAGAAAGTCGGACTTTTGCAGGATTTCAATATAATCACATACCTGCCCCCGATGTTTCGGCGGGACTTTAAATCCCCGATGGCATTTATGCACAAAATCAAGCAGGTTACGAAGTTCGGGCATGGTGGCCATGGTAGACAGTGCTCCTTTCGGGCTAAAAAATAGTGAGACAGACCGCACAGATACTCCTGCGATGAAACTTTTAAACACATGGGCCTGGTTTGTTCCCAAAAGAAAAATGTCGCCGGGCTGAAATTCATGTACATTATCGTCCACGAGTAGCTGGCCGATACCTTCTTTGATCCAGATTAATTGATATTCCTCATGGCGATGCATATAAGGATAGAACTTATCCAGTACATCTTCTTGAATATAGATAGATTTATC
Proteins encoded in this window:
- a CDS encoding AraC family transcriptional regulator; the protein is MKPVQFKVPAPQDKSIYIQEDVLDKFYPYMHRHEEYQLIWIKEGIGQLLVDDNVHEFQPGDIFLLGTNQAHVFKSFIAGVSVRSVSLFFSPKGALSTMATMPELRNLLDFVHKCHRGFKVPPKHRGQVCDYIEILQKSDFLDQLVNFFYLLKSLSKVFTELEPLSGVQLPKGEIAKPFRIEKLCKFLEEHFKEDISLDEIAEKANLTPHAFCRYFKNCTGKTFVAYLNELRIREACKLLGLGRHDSISLIAYDSGFNSITNFNRVFRNILGISPKIYVRNYRNYLYD
- a CDS encoding SusC/RagA family TonB-linked outer membrane protein, with amino-acid sequence MYENLPKKCLTGILMLLLLVCQQLYAQQQRTVTGIVKDEKGTPLSDLSILEKGIRNATKTDADGKFSLPLKSANPTLIFSYVGYVRQEKQLRAGENTLQITMKEDGTGLDEVVVMGYQDVQRRKTTGAIATVKGKDFENTPYATFDAMLQGRVAGLTVLSTSGEPGTNNIVNIRGTSNLGLADNQLQAPLYVIDNIIYDVSDIQAAYGNASPLQAINPNDIESVDILKDASASAIYGARAANGVIIIKTKRPAVGKPEIRISAYNGVSSRPAMKPITVGAAERRLKMNLLYQGGSYDWFNNGSISPMLTDSLNPAFNNNTDWQGLFLQSANINNVNVSIGATMEKFLYRFSAQRYYEQGVMMGFENENLTPRLMLQANPTDNFQFETNLFAGFTKAKHGSGDETKYPFSTWGFPSSFYQITDIDQQIYTGRYDGMMDRDNAFSLNGNFAGTLKKFLINGLTLRSQFSFNVNNNTRDLFRPKLLTGNRNYAQNWVNQNKRWEWETYFNYIKSIRNTHNISAVLGTGIERNTSNENYMYGYNDNGTYVKTVTGIPSGPDLYATTSISERSRVSVFGRFGYDYKDKYLLSASYRMDASSRYSKDNRWGIFPSISAGWVLSQEPFFEGVKNAISFFKIRGSYGVTGRDPGSYYARYTGLTFDASYAGSVLENGISGSVLSYNGKPTVAPDYSSAATSPTIKWERSPQFNAGFDMNLLHDRVTVTADFYVRDSKQLVYNLTMPATSGYSTVSNNFISVRNSGVEMTLISRNMAPSSAFQWTTNFNIAYNKNYVTSLPDGGKEIQVGPPWMQRALNVGQPIFPFKVWDVDGVYATNADVPVDPLTGKRLSHFRGNLYQAGDPRRRDVNGDYVIDYNDKIDMGNPNPDLVGGFINQFSYKNFSLSTLVSFVFGRSLWNGYLSDKLQDAGSSALYSTWGTNSAIAGDFKPSDFWMKDGDQTKYPTLFRNTVDNWHIANSTFVENASFVRLKNIQLSYTFPQAMIKKLKLKMLRVYGVVDNVAVKSWSSVPDPEAVEANGYSTGNGYPIPKKWTIGLDVTF